The following coding sequences are from one Streptomyces sp. V3I7 window:
- the nudC gene encoding NAD(+) diphosphatase — protein sequence MTTWTDHTADRPISLTAPSGIDRAAHHRLDEAWLAAAWSHPTTRCFVVSGGQVLIDETPDGRTELVMTPSFEAPLTEAHRYFLGTDEDGVSYFALQKDALPGRMDQSARPAGLREAGLLLSPRDAGLMVHAVGLENWQRTHRFCSRCGERTVIAAAGHIRRCPACGAEHYPRTDPAVIMAVTDEDDRILLGRQVHWPEGRFSTLAGFVEPGESIEQSVRREVYEEAGIVVGPVEYVASQPWPFPSSLMLGFLARATSTEIEVDGDEIHEARWFSREELCAAFESGEVLPPYGISIAARLIELWYGKPLPTRSSF from the coding sequence GTGACCACCTGGACCGACCACACCGCCGACCGACCCATCTCGCTCACCGCCCCGAGCGGCATCGACCGAGCCGCCCACCACCGGCTCGACGAGGCCTGGCTCGCGGCGGCGTGGAGCCACCCCACGACCCGCTGCTTCGTGGTCTCCGGCGGACAGGTCCTCATCGACGAGACGCCGGACGGCCGGACCGAACTCGTCATGACCCCCTCCTTCGAGGCCCCTCTCACCGAGGCGCACCGCTACTTCCTCGGCACCGACGAGGACGGCGTCAGCTACTTCGCACTCCAGAAGGACGCGCTGCCCGGCCGCATGGACCAGTCCGCGCGCCCGGCGGGCCTGCGCGAGGCCGGGCTGCTGCTGTCCCCGAGGGACGCGGGCCTGATGGTGCACGCGGTCGGCCTGGAGAACTGGCAGCGCACCCACCGCTTCTGCTCCCGCTGCGGCGAGCGCACCGTGATCGCGGCGGCCGGCCACATCCGCCGCTGTCCCGCCTGCGGCGCCGAGCACTACCCGCGCACCGACCCGGCCGTGATCATGGCAGTCACGGACGAGGACGACCGCATCCTTCTCGGCCGCCAGGTGCACTGGCCGGAGGGCCGCTTCTCGACGCTCGCGGGTTTCGTCGAGCCGGGCGAGTCCATCGAGCAGTCGGTGCGCCGCGAGGTCTACGAGGAGGCCGGCATCGTCGTCGGCCCGGTCGAGTACGTCGCCAGCCAGCCCTGGCCGTTCCCGTCCAGCCTCATGCTGGGCTTCCTGGCCCGTGCGACCTCGACCGAGATCGAGGTCGACGGCGACGAGATCCACGAGGCCCGCTGGTTCTCCCGGGAGGAGCTGTGCGCCGCCTTCGAGTCCGGCGAGGTGCTGCCCCCGTACGGCATCTCCATCGCGGCCCGCCTGATCGAGCTCTGGTACGGCAAGCCGCTGCCGACGCGCAGCTCTTTCTGA
- a CDS encoding ATP-dependent DNA helicase: protein MSSSSSTSRLPHPPVRQTAGGAYRLVRTPPAVPDPPRLDAAQRAVVDHRTGPLLVLAGPGTGKTTTLVESVAARIARGADPERILVLTFSRKAAVDLRDRMARRVGAARAPRATTFHSYCYALVRAHQDSDRFADPVRLLSGPEQDVAVRELLAGQRDLEQLGLKHVRWPDELRACLTTRGFADEVRAVLARSRELGLGPDALDAFARRIGRPDWRAAAAFLAEYLDVLDLQGVLDYAELVHRAVLLTRDPEAADRLATQYDAVYVDEYQDTDPAQVRLLYALAGGGRTLVAFGDPDQSIYAFRGADVGGILDFPEAFPRADGRPAPVEVLRSSRRSSAGLLAATRLLTTRMPLTRLPAEKVRAHRDLAPAREGGRVEVYTYPTPGTELDNIADILRRAHLEDGVPWGEMAVLVRAGSRTIPAVRRALTAAGVPLDIDGDDLPLRHEPAVAPLLTALKAVATAEATRASEAVVRREDETASSEEYAETSEEHAETSEEGAEASEEEAETPEEVAEEPSVETSWLDTETALTLLTSPLAGMDAADLRRLGRALREEERAAGNPLPPPSDELLARALAEPERLVAHDPAYARGAQRLGALLRKARERLAGGGTAEEALWDLWAGTPWPGRLERAARRGGAAGRNADRDLDAMCALFATSARAEERTGGLGALNFLEQIEAEDIAADTLTRRAVRPDAVRLMTAHRSKGLEWRVVVVAGVQEGLWPDLRRRGSLLEADRIGRDGLAEPLTPGALLAEERRLFYVAATRARERLVVTAVKAPSDDGDRPSRFLTELGVEPQDVTGRPRRPLSVAALVAELRATTVDPRASDALREAAGRRLARLAALTDEDGRALVPSAHPDRWWGMHEPTESKVPLRNRDQPVVLSGSALDQLANTCALQWFLGREVKADAPATAAQGFGNVVHVLADEVASGRTPADLDVLMERLDSVWNALAFDAPWKSAQEKEHARVALERFLTWHVDSGGARTGRTPVASEHDFDVTLGAGDFEVRIRGQMDRVEADGEGRAYVVDFKTGKHAPTAREVERHPQLAVYQLAVREGAVDDAFDGTRPEPGGAELVHLRQGAAKRDGGESRPKVQAQEPLEGEWVGELLATAAGKVLDERFAPQTGQHCTHCAFRASCSARSEGRHVVE, encoded by the coding sequence GTGAGCTCCTCTTCTTCCACCAGCCGTCTGCCGCACCCCCCGGTGCGGCAGACGGCTGGTGGTGCCTACCGACTGGTGCGTACCCCTCCGGCGGTGCCGGACCCCCCTCGTCTGGACGCCGCCCAGCGCGCGGTGGTTGACCACCGGACCGGACCGCTGCTCGTCCTCGCCGGCCCCGGTACCGGCAAGACCACCACGCTCGTCGAGTCCGTGGCCGCGCGGATCGCGCGCGGCGCCGATCCCGAGCGGATCCTGGTGCTCACCTTCAGCCGCAAGGCTGCCGTCGACCTCCGTGACCGCATGGCCCGGCGCGTGGGCGCGGCACGCGCGCCCCGGGCGACCACCTTCCACTCGTACTGCTACGCCCTGGTCCGCGCCCACCAGGACAGCGACCGGTTCGCTGACCCGGTGCGCCTGCTCTCCGGTCCGGAGCAGGACGTGGCCGTCCGCGAGCTGCTCGCCGGTCAGCGGGACCTGGAGCAGCTCGGCCTCAAGCACGTGCGCTGGCCGGACGAGCTGCGTGCCTGCCTGACCACCCGCGGCTTCGCCGACGAGGTCCGCGCGGTCCTCGCGCGCAGCCGGGAGCTGGGGCTCGGCCCTGACGCCCTGGACGCGTTCGCGCGCCGCATCGGCCGCCCCGACTGGCGGGCCGCGGCCGCGTTCCTCGCCGAGTACCTCGACGTCCTCGACCTCCAGGGCGTGCTCGACTACGCGGAACTCGTCCACCGCGCGGTGCTGCTGACCCGCGACCCCGAGGCCGCCGACCGGCTCGCCACTCAGTACGACGCCGTGTACGTCGACGAGTACCAGGACACCGATCCCGCCCAGGTACGCCTGCTGTACGCCCTCGCGGGCGGCGGCCGCACCCTGGTCGCCTTCGGTGACCCCGACCAGTCGATCTACGCGTTCCGGGGCGCCGACGTGGGCGGCATCCTGGACTTCCCCGAGGCCTTCCCGCGCGCGGACGGTCGTCCGGCGCCCGTCGAGGTCCTGCGGTCCTCCCGCCGTTCCTCGGCCGGCCTGCTCGCCGCGACCCGGCTGCTGACCACGCGCATGCCGCTCACCCGTCTCCCCGCCGAGAAGGTGCGCGCCCACCGCGACCTCGCTCCCGCGCGCGAGGGCGGCCGCGTCGAGGTCTACACGTATCCGACGCCCGGCACGGAGCTGGACAACATCGCCGACATCCTCCGCAGGGCACATCTGGAGGACGGCGTCCCCTGGGGCGAGATGGCCGTCCTGGTACGCGCCGGCTCCCGCACCATCCCCGCCGTCCGCCGCGCCCTCACGGCGGCGGGCGTCCCGCTGGACATCGACGGCGACGACCTGCCCCTGCGCCACGAGCCGGCGGTGGCCCCGCTGCTGACCGCGCTCAAGGCCGTCGCGACGGCTGAGGCGACGCGGGCTTCCGAAGCGGTCGTACGGAGGGAGGACGAGACGGCCTCCTCTGAGGAGTACGCGGAGACCTCTGAGGAGCACGCGGAAACCTCTGAGGAGGGGGCGGAGGCCTCCGAGGAGGAAGCGGAGACACCTGAGGAGGTCGCGGAGGAGCCCTCCGTCGAGACTTCCTGGCTCGACACCGAGACCGCCCTCACTCTGCTCACCTCCCCGCTCGCCGGCATGGACGCCGCCGATCTGCGCCGGCTCGGCCGGGCCCTGCGCGAGGAGGAGCGGGCGGCCGGCAACCCGCTGCCGCCGCCCTCGGACGAGCTGCTCGCGCGGGCGCTCGCCGAGCCCGAGCGCCTTGTCGCGCACGATCCGGCGTACGCCCGGGGCGCCCAGCGCCTCGGCGCGCTGCTCAGGAAGGCCAGAGAGCGCCTCGCGGGCGGCGGCACGGCCGAGGAGGCGCTCTGGGACCTGTGGGCGGGCACGCCCTGGCCCGGACGCCTGGAGCGGGCCGCCCGGCGCGGCGGCGCGGCCGGCCGCAACGCCGACCGCGACCTGGACGCCATGTGCGCCCTGTTCGCGACGTCCGCGCGCGCGGAGGAGCGCACCGGAGGCCTGGGCGCCCTCAACTTCCTGGAGCAGATCGAGGCCGAGGACATCGCCGCCGACACGCTCACCCGGCGTGCCGTACGGCCCGACGCCGTGCGCCTGATGACCGCGCACCGCTCCAAGGGCCTGGAGTGGCGCGTGGTCGTCGTCGCCGGGGTTCAAGAGGGCCTGTGGCCTGACCTGCGCCGCCGCGGCTCGCTGCTGGAGGCCGACCGCATCGGCCGCGACGGACTCGCCGAACCCCTCACGCCCGGGGCACTGCTCGCCGAGGAGCGCCGCCTGTTCTACGTGGCCGCCACCCGCGCGCGGGAGCGGCTCGTCGTCACCGCGGTGAAGGCACCCTCCGACGACGGGGACCGCCCCTCCCGCTTCCTCACCGAGCTCGGTGTCGAACCCCAGGACGTCACGGGCCGCCCCCGCCGCCCGCTGTCCGTGGCCGCACTGGTCGCCGAACTGCGCGCCACGACGGTCGACCCGCGCGCGTCCGACGCCCTGCGCGAGGCGGCCGGCCGCCGCCTTGCCCGGCTCGCCGCGCTCACCGACGAGGACGGCCGCGCCCTCGTACCGTCCGCGCACCCCGACCGCTGGTGGGGCATGCACGAGCCGACCGAGAGCAAGGTGCCGCTGCGCAACCGCGACCAGCCCGTCGTGCTTTCCGGCAGCGCCCTCGACCAGCTCGCCAACACCTGCGCCCTGCAGTGGTTCCTCGGCCGCGAGGTGAAGGCCGACGCCCCCGCCACCGCCGCCCAGGGCTTCGGCAACGTCGTGCACGTCCTCGCCGACGAGGTCGCCTCCGGGCGTACGCCCGCCGATCTCGACGTCCTCATGGAGCGCCTGGACTCGGTGTGGAACGCGCTCGCCTTCGACGCGCCCTGGAAGTCGGCGCAGGAGAAGGAGCACGCGCGCGTGGCGCTCGAACGCTTCCTGACGTGGCACGTCGACTCAGGCGGCGCGCGGACGGGGCGTACGCCGGTGGCGAGCGAGCACGACTTCGACGTCACACTCGGAGCCGGTGACTTCGAGGTGCGCATCCGCGGCCAGATGGACCGCGTGGAGGCGGACGGCGAGGGCCGCGCGTACGTCGTCGACTTCAAGACCGGCAAGCACGCGCCCACCGCGCGCGAGGTGGAGCGGCACCCGCAGCTCGCCGTCTACCAGCTCGCCGTCCGCGAGGGTGCCGTCGACGACGCCTTCGACGGCACCCGTCCCGAGCCGGGCGGCGCCGAACTGGTCCATCTCCGGCAGGGGGCCGCCAAGCGGGACGGCGGCGAGAGCCGGCCCAAGGTGCAGGCACAGGAGCCGCTGGAGGGCGAGTGGGTCGGCGAGCTGCTGGCCACCGCCGCGGGCAAGGTCCTCGACGAGCGGTTCGCGCCGCAGACCGGCCAGCACTGCACGCACTGCGCGTTCCGCGCGTCGTGCAGCGCCCGGTCCGAGGGGCGGCACGTGGTCGAGTGA
- a CDS encoding mycoredoxin — translation MQGTVTMYSTTWCGYCRRLKSQLDREGIAYTEINIEQDPASAAFVEKANGGNQTVPTVLVHPSDGGGEVVMTNPSLAQVKQALGA, via the coding sequence ATGCAGGGCACTGTGACGATGTACAGCACGACGTGGTGCGGCTACTGCCGTCGGCTGAAGAGCCAGCTGGACCGCGAGGGCATCGCGTACACCGAGATCAACATCGAGCAGGACCCCGCGTCGGCCGCGTTCGTGGAGAAGGCCAATGGCGGAAACCAGACGGTTCCGACCGTCCTCGTGCACCCCTCCGACGGTGGCGGCGAGGTCGTGATGACGAACCCGAGCCTGGCCCAGGTGAAGCAGGCGCTCGGAGCCTGA
- a CDS encoding dipeptidase produces MSQTPDSAVRAYIEQHRAPFLDDLAEWLRIPSVSAQPDHAPDVRRSAEWLAAKLKETGFPVVEVLQTPGAPAVFAEWPTDDPEAPTVLVYGHHDVQPAAREDGWDSEPFEPVVRENRLYARGAADDKGQVFFHTLGVRAHLAATGRTAPAVYLKLLIEGEEESGSPNFRALVEKHAELLAADAVIVSDTGMWSEDTPTVCTGMRGLAECEIRLYGPDQDIHSGSFGGAVPNPATAAARLVAALHDEHARVAIPGFYDGIVELTDRERELFAELPFDERQWLRTAKSYATQGEAGHTTLERIWARPTAEVNGIGGGYQGPGSKTIIPSSATVKLSFRMVAGQEPEHIEKAVRAWASAQVPDGIRQEITFGAATRPCLTPLDHPALQSVVRAMGRAFGTTVRFTREGGSGPAADLQEVLGAPVLFLGISVPSDGWHAPNEKVELDLLLKGVETAAYLWGDLAENWRRAS; encoded by the coding sequence ATGAGCCAGACCCCGGACAGCGCCGTCCGCGCGTACATCGAGCAGCACCGCGCCCCCTTCCTCGACGACCTCGCCGAGTGGCTGCGCATCCCCTCCGTGTCGGCTCAGCCCGACCACGCACCCGATGTACGGCGCAGCGCCGAGTGGCTGGCAGCCAAGCTGAAGGAGACCGGTTTCCCGGTCGTCGAGGTCCTTCAGACCCCGGGCGCCCCTGCCGTCTTCGCCGAGTGGCCCACGGACGACCCCGAGGCGCCCACGGTCCTCGTCTACGGCCACCACGACGTCCAGCCCGCCGCCCGTGAGGACGGCTGGGACAGCGAGCCCTTCGAGCCCGTCGTCCGCGAGAACCGCCTCTACGCGCGCGGGGCCGCCGATGACAAGGGCCAGGTGTTCTTCCACACGCTCGGTGTCCGCGCCCACCTCGCAGCCACCGGCCGCACCGCCCCCGCCGTCTACCTCAAGCTGCTGATCGAGGGCGAGGAGGAGTCCGGCTCCCCGAACTTCCGCGCCCTGGTGGAGAAGCACGCCGAGCTGCTCGCCGCCGACGCCGTGATCGTCTCCGACACCGGCATGTGGTCCGAGGACACCCCGACCGTGTGCACCGGCATGCGCGGCCTCGCCGAGTGCGAGATCCGGCTGTACGGCCCCGACCAGGACATCCACTCCGGCTCCTTCGGCGGCGCCGTGCCCAACCCGGCGACCGCCGCCGCCCGCCTCGTGGCCGCCCTGCACGACGAGCACGCGCGCGTGGCGATCCCCGGCTTCTACGACGGCATCGTCGAGCTCACCGACCGCGAGCGCGAACTCTTCGCCGAGCTGCCCTTCGACGAGCGGCAGTGGCTGCGCACGGCGAAGTCGTATGCCACCCAGGGCGAGGCCGGGCACACCACGCTGGAGCGTATCTGGGCCCGGCCCACCGCCGAGGTCAACGGCATCGGCGGCGGTTACCAGGGCCCCGGCAGCAAGACGATCATCCCGTCCTCGGCCACCGTGAAGCTCTCGTTCCGGATGGTCGCGGGCCAGGAGCCCGAGCACATCGAGAAGGCCGTCCGCGCCTGGGCCTCCGCGCAGGTGCCCGACGGGATCCGGCAGGAGATCACGTTCGGCGCGGCCACGCGTCCGTGCCTCACCCCGCTCGACCACCCGGCCCTGCAGTCCGTGGTCCGCGCCATGGGCCGCGCGTTCGGCACCACGGTCCGCTTCACCCGCGAGGGTGGTTCCGGACCGGCCGCCGACCTCCAGGAGGTCCTCGGCGCCCCCGTCCTGTTCCTGGGCATCTCCGTCCCCTCGGACGGCTGGCACGCCCCGAACGAGAAGGTCGAGCTCGACCTCCTCCTCAAGGGCGTCGAGACGGCCGCCTACCTGTGGGGCGACCTCGCGGAGAACTGGCGACGTGCGTCCTGA
- a CDS encoding ATP-dependent DNA helicase, with protein MPARITDPEQLKELLGIPFTPEQTACITAPPAPQVIVAGAGSGKTTVMAARVVWLVGTGQVAPEQVLGLTFTNKAAGELAERVRKALVKAGVTDPDIIHPDNPPGEPVISTYHAFAGRLLTDHGLRLGLEPTSRLLADATRYQLAARVLREAPGPYPALTRSFADLVSDLLALDSELAEHLVRPEDLRAWDADLLRTLEGAKLSNADLRKIPETAAARRELAGLVLRYRAAKRERDLLDFGDQIALSAALADIPEVGRVLRDEFRVVLLDEYQDTSVAQRVLLSGLFGGGTGHPVTAVGDPCQAIYGWRGASVANLDDFPEHFARADGRSATRQALSENRRSGGRLLDLANGLAEPLRAMHAGVEALRPAPGAERDGTVRCALLRTHAEEIAWIADSIAHLVRTGTPPGEIAVLCRTATDFAEIQGALVARDVAVEVVGLSGLLHLPEVADLVAVCEVLQDPGANASLVRLLTGPRWRIGPRDLALLGRRARRLVAHARVDADDDPGRRLAEAVEGTDPSEVISLADALDTFLESPMDGEGDDDGLPFSPDARVRFARLATELRELRRSLSDPLMDVLHRVLAVTGLEVELSASPHALAARRRETLSNFLDVAASFAASDNEATLLAFLGFLRTAAQYEKGLDNALPGGENTVKVLTAHKSKGLEWDVVVVPGLVNGTFPSAQGREKWTAQAKVLPHVLRGDADTLPDIEGWDSRGMKAFHEAMKEHQHTEELRLGYVTFTRPRSLLLGSGHWWGPAQKKPRGPSDFLQALHDHCAAGYGEIEAWADEPEEGEENPALHEATADQAWPLPLDATALARRHAAAATVLAHLENLASEAYGHPAPTRAPAAYDDPDWPPPPEEEPLHDEPPYDELPYDEEGAYGDEFPGAEDHDDPAHWDAWSTARPTVPHQSTAPTVEGDTRPRATEPEPLTPEEARAIASWDRDLDALTGELLRARRSVTDVPLPATLTATQLLLLAEDPDGLAQELARPMPRPPQPAARRGTRFHAWVEARFEELTLPMLEPDELPGGDAEIADERDLEALKEAFERTEYAQRTPYRVEAPFQFTLAGRVVRGRIDAVYKVGDGDEATYEIVDWKTSRTRSADPLQLAVYRLAWAEQQGVPPESVTAAFLYVRTGEVVRPEGLPDRATIERLLTGEPGCDVPPNQDVAAGR; from the coding sequence ATGCCCGCCCGTATCACCGACCCCGAGCAGCTCAAAGAGCTCCTCGGTATCCCGTTCACCCCGGAGCAGACGGCCTGCATCACCGCGCCGCCCGCCCCGCAGGTGATCGTGGCCGGAGCCGGGTCGGGCAAGACCACGGTGATGGCGGCCCGCGTGGTGTGGCTGGTCGGCACCGGACAGGTGGCCCCCGAGCAGGTCCTCGGCCTGACCTTCACCAACAAGGCCGCCGGTGAACTCGCCGAACGCGTCCGCAAGGCACTCGTCAAGGCCGGCGTCACGGATCCCGACATCATCCACCCGGACAACCCGCCGGGCGAGCCGGTGATCTCCACGTACCACGCCTTCGCGGGCCGCCTCCTGACCGACCACGGCCTGCGCCTCGGGCTGGAGCCGACCTCCCGGCTGCTCGCCGACGCCACCCGCTACCAGCTCGCCGCGCGCGTGCTGCGCGAGGCACCCGGCCCCTACCCGGCGCTCACCCGCTCTTTCGCCGACCTCGTCAGCGACCTCCTGGCCCTCGACTCCGAGCTGGCCGAACACCTCGTACGCCCCGAGGACCTGCGCGCGTGGGACGCGGATCTGCTGCGCACCCTGGAGGGCGCCAAGCTCTCCAACGCCGACCTGCGAAAGATCCCCGAGACCGCGGCCGCGCGCCGGGAACTCGCCGGGCTGGTGCTGCGCTACCGGGCCGCCAAACGCGAACGCGACCTGCTCGACTTCGGCGACCAGATCGCCCTGTCCGCGGCGCTCGCCGACATCCCCGAGGTGGGCCGGGTGCTGCGCGACGAGTTCCGCGTGGTGCTCCTCGACGAGTACCAGGACACCTCGGTGGCCCAGCGCGTCCTGCTGTCGGGCCTGTTCGGCGGTGGCACCGGCCACCCGGTGACCGCCGTGGGCGACCCCTGCCAGGCCATCTACGGATGGCGCGGCGCCTCCGTCGCCAACCTCGACGACTTCCCCGAGCACTTCGCCCGCGCCGACGGACGGTCCGCCACCCGCCAGGCGCTCAGCGAGAACCGCCGCAGCGGCGGCCGTCTCCTCGACCTCGCCAACGGCCTCGCCGAGCCCCTGCGCGCCATGCACGCGGGCGTGGAGGCACTCCGTCCGGCCCCCGGCGCCGAACGCGACGGGACGGTCCGCTGCGCCCTCCTGCGCACCCATGCCGAGGAGATCGCGTGGATCGCCGACTCGATCGCCCACCTCGTCCGCACCGGCACGCCGCCCGGCGAGATCGCCGTGCTGTGCCGTACGGCGACCGACTTCGCGGAGATCCAGGGCGCGCTCGTCGCCCGGGACGTCGCCGTCGAGGTGGTCGGCCTGTCCGGGCTGCTGCACCTGCCCGAGGTCGCCGACCTCGTCGCCGTCTGCGAGGTCCTCCAGGATCCGGGGGCCAACGCCTCCCTGGTCCGCCTGCTGACCGGACCGCGCTGGCGCATCGGCCCCCGCGATCTCGCCCTGCTGGGACGGCGCGCCCGCCGACTCGTGGCCCACGCGCGCGTGGACGCCGACGACGACCCCGGCCGCCGGCTCGCCGAGGCCGTCGAGGGGACCGACCCCTCCGAGGTGATCTCGCTCGCCGACGCCCTCGACACGTTCCTGGAGTCGCCGATGGACGGCGAGGGGGACGACGACGGGCTGCCCTTCTCCCCGGACGCGCGCGTGCGCTTCGCGCGCCTGGCGACCGAACTGCGCGAGCTGCGCCGCTCCCTGTCCGACCCGCTGATGGACGTCCTGCACCGCGTCCTCGCCGTCACCGGCCTGGAGGTGGAGCTGTCGGCGTCCCCGCACGCGCTCGCCGCCCGCCGCCGCGAGACCCTGTCCAACTTCCTTGACGTCGCCGCCTCCTTCGCCGCGAGCGACAACGAGGCCACCCTGCTGGCCTTCCTCGGGTTCCTGCGCACCGCCGCCCAGTACGAGAAGGGCCTCGACAACGCGCTCCCGGGCGGCGAGAACACCGTCAAGGTGCTCACCGCCCACAAGTCCAAGGGTCTGGAATGGGACGTCGTCGTCGTCCCCGGTCTGGTCAACGGCACCTTCCCCAGCGCCCAGGGCCGCGAGAAGTGGACCGCCCAGGCCAAGGTGCTGCCGCACGTCCTGCGGGGCGATGCCGACACCCTCCCCGACATCGAGGGCTGGGACTCCCGGGGCATGAAGGCCTTCCACGAGGCCATGAAGGAGCACCAGCACACCGAGGAACTCCGCCTCGGCTACGTCACCTTCACCCGCCCCCGCTCCCTGCTCCTCGGCTCCGGTCACTGGTGGGGCCCCGCCCAGAAGAAGCCGCGCGGACCGTCCGACTTCCTCCAGGCCCTGCACGACCACTGCGCCGCCGGGTACGGCGAGATCGAGGCCTGGGCGGACGAGCCGGAGGAGGGCGAGGAGAACCCCGCCCTGCACGAGGCGACCGCCGACCAGGCATGGCCGCTGCCCCTGGACGCGACCGCCCTGGCCCGCCGCCACGCGGCCGCCGCCACGGTCCTCGCCCACCTGGAGAACCTCGCCTCCGAGGCCTACGGCCACCCCGCGCCCACCCGCGCCCCGGCGGCCTACGACGACCCGGACTGGCCGCCGCCCCCGGAGGAAGAGCCGCTCCACGACGAGCCCCCCTACGACGAGCTCCCGTACGACGAAGAGGGCGCGTACGGCGACGAGTTCCCGGGCGCCGAGGACCACGACGACCCGGCCCACTGGGACGCCTGGAGCACCGCCCGCCCGACCGTCCCGCACCAGTCGACCGCCCCCACCGTCGAGGGGGACACCCGGCCCCGCGCCACCGAGCCCGAGCCCCTCACGCCCGAGGAGGCCCGCGCCATCGCGTCCTGGGACCGCGACCTCGACGCGCTCACCGGCGAACTCCTGCGCGCCCGCCGGAGCGTCACGGACGTACCCCTGCCCGCCACGCTCACCGCGACCCAGCTGCTGCTCCTGGCCGAGGACCCGGACGGACTCGCGCAGGAGCTCGCGCGCCCCATGCCGCGCCCCCCGCAACCGGCCGCGCGCCGGGGCACCCGCTTCCACGCCTGGGTGGAGGCCCGATTCGAGGAGCTGACGCTGCCCATGCTGGAGCCGGACGAGCTCCCCGGCGGCGACGCCGAGATCGCCGACGAACGCGACCTCGAAGCCCTCAAGGAGGCGTTCGAGCGCACCGAGTACGCGCAGCGCACGCCCTACCGCGTCGAGGCCCCGTTCCAGTTCACGCTCGCCGGCCGCGTCGTCCGGGGCCGCATCGACGCCGTGTACAAGGTGGGCGACGGCGACGAGGCGACGTACGAGATCGTCGACTGGAAGACCAGCCGCACGCGCAGCGCCGACCCGCTCCAGCTCGCGGTGTACCGGCTGGCCTGGGCCGAGCAGCAGGGCGTGCCACCCGAGTCCGTCACGGCCGCCTTCCTGTACGTGCGCACCGGCGAGGTCGTACGGCCCGAGGGCCTGCCGGACCGGGCCACGATCGAGCGGCTGCTCACCGGGGAACCGGGATGTGACGTACCGCCCAATCAGGATGTCGCCGCGGGCCGATAG